In one window of Candidatus Hydrogenedentota bacterium DNA:
- a CDS encoding VrlD has protein sequence MLVKRRGGMTEYIPSPKEKREALVRDHFIEAVELLHKRLRCIEQEFGLPVDDAQACALLLERIREEEQRILNLNRDLQSTPSSEP, from the coding sequence ATGCTTGTAAAACGCCGCGGCGGGATGACGGAATACATCCCATCCCCAAAAGAAAAACGTGAAGCCCTGGTGCGCGACCACTTCATTGAGGCAGTCGAACTGTTGCATAAACGACTCAGGTGTATCGAACAGGAATTTGGGCTGCCAGTGGATGATGCGCAGGCGTGCGCGTTGCTACTGGAGCGCATCCGTGAAGAGGAGCAACGGATACTCAACCTTAACCGGGACTTGCAAAGCACCCCTTCATCAGAACCTTAG
- a CDS encoding four helix bundle protein: MKIERFGDIQGWQEAKKLTVAIYQVTQEEAFSRDFGLRDQMRRAAVSVMANVAEGFGRASRKDFMRFLAMANGSALEVQSHLYVALELGYISQEQFEHCYSLCHSSSRLIGGFINYLSKQG; encoded by the coding sequence ATGAAGATTGAGCGATTCGGAGATATCCAGGGATGGCAGGAAGCGAAGAAACTGACGGTCGCCATATACCAGGTTACGCAAGAGGAAGCGTTCTCTCGTGACTTCGGTTTGCGCGACCAGATGCGGCGCGCGGCTGTGTCGGTTATGGCGAATGTGGCCGAAGGTTTTGGGCGTGCCAGCCGCAAGGACTTCATGCGCTTCCTCGCCATGGCCAATGGCTCTGCACTCGAAGTACAGAGCCATCTGTACGTTGCTCTCGAATTGGGGTATATCTCGCAGGAGCAATTTGAACACTGCTACTCCCTTTGCCATTCTTCTTCCCGCCTCATCGGCGGCTTCATAAACTACCTATCGAAGCAAGGCTAG